The following proteins are co-located in the Sporolactobacillus pectinivorans genome:
- a CDS encoding YjcZ family sporulation protein, whose translation MNSFALIVVLFILLIIVGATLFY comes from the coding sequence ATCAACAGTTTTGCTCTAATCGTTGTATTGTTCATTCTTTTGATCATTGTTGGTGCCACCCTTTTTTACTAA
- a CDS encoding YjcZ family sporulation protein, whose amino-acid sequence MGAPVVDGCRGGYGYGNGFALLIVLFILLIIIGATFCY is encoded by the coding sequence ATGGGAGCTCCTGTTGTCGACGGATGCAGAGGCGGATATGGTTATGGTAATGGCTTTGCGTTGCTCATCGTCCTGTTTATCTTGTTGATTATTATTGGCGCCACTTTCTGCTACTAA
- a CDS encoding YjcZ family sporulation protein, giving the protein MGAPVAGPGYGYGNGFALLIVLFILLIIIGATFCY; this is encoded by the coding sequence ATGGGAGCTCCTGTTGCAGGCCCCGGATATGGTTATGGCAACGGATTTGCTTTGCTCATCGTCCTATTTATCTTGTTGATTATTATTGGCGCCACTTTCTGCTACTAA
- a CDS encoding FbpB family small basic protein produces MKRKLSYLQLLRTNKSKILADSDELDRIDTIIDQRRTNGNQKTIKK; encoded by the coding sequence ATGAAAAGAAAATTGTCATATTTGCAACTTTTAAGAACAAATAAATCAAAGATTTTAGCAGACAGCGACGAGCTGGACAGGATAGACACTATAATTGATCAGAGACGTACAAATGGAAATCAGAAAACAATAAAAAAATGA
- a CDS encoding polysaccharide deacetylase family protein, with the protein MCRFRRAAPIFLALTIVLFQCIFGKAAIAMIDRFDYEPRGSVVWDVRNHQKSVALTFDDGPHPVYTPQVLDVLKKYHAKATFFLIGKRMQAYPDLVKREVAEGHELGNHTFSHVSLHGKSNAFFLNEVSKTDDLINQYQGPPRIRLLRPPGGDINAQTVLISEKNHFEIILWSWNQDPKDWSKPGVSRIVRHVLTNIKSGDIILLHDSGGNRKQTVAALKIIIPTLQSRGYKFVTLYDLLKNDKKYDDLYNFGLDQILNK; encoded by the coding sequence ATGTGCCGGTTTAGACGCGCTGCGCCCATTTTTTTAGCCCTGACCATTGTGCTGTTCCAATGTATCTTTGGCAAAGCGGCAATCGCCATGATTGACCGCTTTGATTATGAACCCAGAGGAAGCGTCGTCTGGGATGTACGGAATCATCAAAAGTCCGTTGCCTTAACTTTTGATGATGGTCCTCATCCGGTCTATACACCCCAAGTACTGGATGTACTTAAGAAATATCATGCTAAAGCCACTTTTTTTCTGATCGGCAAACGCATGCAGGCTTATCCGGATCTGGTTAAACGCGAGGTCGCGGAAGGTCATGAACTGGGAAACCACACCTTTTCTCATGTTTCACTCCACGGAAAATCCAACGCATTCTTTTTGAATGAGGTTTCTAAAACCGATGATCTGATTAACCAGTATCAAGGGCCGCCAAGAATCAGGCTTCTTCGTCCGCCAGGAGGAGATATTAATGCACAAACGGTCCTTATATCTGAAAAAAATCATTTCGAAATCATTCTGTGGTCTTGGAATCAAGATCCCAAAGATTGGTCCAAACCAGGGGTTTCACGGATTGTCCGTCACGTCCTGACAAATATAAAGAGCGGTGATATTATTCTGCTGCACGATTCGGGAGGAAACCGGAAACAGACTGTAGCTGCCCTTAAAATCATCATTCCCACCCTGCAAAGCCGTGGATACAAATTTGTTACACTTTATGATTTATTAAAAAACGATAAGAAATATGATGATCTCTATAATTTCGGTTTGGATCAGATTTTAAACAAATAA
- a CDS encoding ECF transporter S component, whose protein sequence is MGTHNGQSRTFRLVLISIFSAIIILQNFIPFLGYIYVGAFSLTLIHITVIIIAIALGPLDGAVIGGIWGLITFIRAFTFPSSPVAPLIFTNPLISVLPRILIGVVAGYTYLALRKMKLFDVGSMTLAALFGSLTNTVLVLGLTYIFYRVPYANIYHMDVTRVLPFLLGIVFTNGIFEAAAACVVSPAVAKVLMQIRQRR, encoded by the coding sequence ATGGGAACTCATAATGGACAAAGCCGTACATTCAGGCTTGTACTGATCAGCATATTTTCAGCAATTATTATTCTGCAGAACTTTATCCCGTTCTTAGGCTACATCTATGTGGGCGCTTTTAGCCTGACTTTGATTCATATCACCGTGATTATCATTGCTATTGCGCTTGGACCTTTAGATGGTGCAGTGATCGGGGGCATCTGGGGCCTGATCACGTTCATCAGGGCTTTTACCTTTCCCAGCAGCCCGGTTGCGCCACTCATTTTTACTAATCCGCTGATTTCTGTCCTGCCCAGGATACTTATTGGCGTGGTGGCGGGTTATACTTACCTGGCTTTAAGAAAAATGAAGCTGTTCGATGTTGGTTCTATGACCCTTGCTGCGTTATTCGGATCACTGACAAACACAGTACTTGTGCTCGGCCTGACGTATATTTTTTACCGTGTGCCCTATGCAAATATCTATCATATGGATGTAACACGGGTTTTGCCCTTCCTTCTGGGTATTGTTTTCACAAACGGAATTTTTGAAGCGGCAGCGGCATGCGTGGTTTCCCCTGCAGTGGCCAAAGTACTGATGCAAATCAGGCAGAGGCGTTAG
- a CDS encoding DUF4395 domain-containing protein — MSQRHPSIPRPLVRTNQWIIVVSVAATWITGVYWILLLPLLSGASGLLFHYNPVMQLAKHFLKKPVSSYIPEDVDQQKFNQTIAVSCLTIGFFSYLLHWHIVAYIFTAIVGLAAFVAILGFCIGCFIHFQWSQYRQRRKARTQV, encoded by the coding sequence TTGTCCCAGCGCCATCCATCTATTCCGCGCCCGCTTGTCCGTACTAATCAATGGATCATTGTTGTCAGCGTAGCTGCCACATGGATAACCGGAGTTTACTGGATTCTTCTTTTACCGCTGCTCTCCGGAGCTTCTGGCCTCCTGTTCCATTACAACCCTGTGATGCAATTGGCAAAACACTTTTTGAAAAAGCCTGTATCCTCATATATTCCCGAAGACGTTGATCAACAAAAATTTAACCAGACTATCGCTGTATCCTGCCTGACTATTGGATTTTTCAGCTATCTTCTCCATTGGCATATTGTGGCCTATATTTTCACAGCAATCGTAGGTTTAGCTGCCTTCGTGGCCATTTTAGGCTTCTGCATTGGCTGCTTTATCCACTTCCAATGGTCGCAGTACCGCCAGCGCAGAAAGGCCAGAACCCAAGTCTGA
- a CDS encoding DeoR/GlpR family DNA-binding transcription regulator, which yields MLAEERQQIILRRLAEVHVLKLQDLVKDLNASESTVRRDLKELEACHLLRRVHGGASLLQPRSEELDMETKTSKNVQQKKAIARMAADQIRDNECIYLDAGTTTLEMIPYIRAANVTVVTNGPAHGEELARKNVLCYLIGGMMKRATKAVIGSMAANNLNLFRFDKAFIGANGIDVAMGFTTPDPEEAALKRQAQLLSAQTFVIADSSKFSEVSFCKMFNVDQAVIITDMLPDAGGSELVGRTKIYCADSKSVLESESAKF from the coding sequence ATGCTAGCTGAAGAACGACAGCAGATTATTTTGCGGAGACTTGCAGAAGTCCATGTTCTAAAATTGCAGGATCTGGTGAAAGATCTGAATGCATCAGAATCAACAGTCCGCCGTGATCTGAAAGAACTTGAAGCCTGCCATCTGCTTCGCCGGGTGCACGGTGGGGCGTCGCTCCTGCAGCCAAGAAGTGAAGAACTGGATATGGAAACGAAAACATCCAAAAACGTTCAGCAAAAGAAAGCGATTGCTCGGATGGCTGCTGATCAGATCAGAGACAATGAATGCATTTATCTTGATGCAGGGACAACGACTTTGGAAATGATTCCATATATTAGGGCTGCAAATGTAACCGTTGTCACCAATGGGCCTGCCCATGGCGAAGAACTGGCCAGAAAAAATGTGCTGTGCTATTTAATTGGCGGAATGATGAAACGGGCGACAAAAGCAGTGATTGGGAGCATGGCCGCCAACAATCTGAATCTTTTTCGATTTGATAAAGCATTCATTGGAGCGAACGGGATTGACGTTGCTATGGGTTTCACAACACCGGATCCCGAGGAAGCGGCTCTGAAAAGACAGGCGCAATTACTTTCCGCTCAGACTTTCGTAATTGCGGATAGCAGCAAGTTTTCTGAAGTGTCTTTCTGCAAAATGTTTAATGTGGATCAGGCAGTCATTATTACTGATATGTTGCCGGATGCGGGTGGTTCAGAGTTAGTGGGCAGAACCAAAATCTACTGTGCTGATTCGAAATCAGTCCTTGAATCAGAATCTGCAAAGTTTTAA
- a CDS encoding PTS fructose transporter subunit IIABC — translation MKITDLMIERAMVMDMKATTKEEAIDELIASLDKNRRINDPKLFKEMILKREAESSTGIGEGIAMPHAKTKAVNEATVVFGHSKNGVDYQALDGQPSYLFFMIAAPEGAANVHLQTLAALSRLLIDQEFVDQVKKAETPAEVAKLFDEKQAEKEEKEKAEEKKTEQSKPDNGKFVVAVTACPTGIAHTYMAEDALKKKAEEMGVSIRVETNGSEGAKNVLTTDEISRAAGVIVAADKKVEMARFDGKKVLQTPVSDGIRKPEELINKALNGQAPVYHAEGGAAEAETSGGGGSVWSKIYKDLMNGISHMLPFVVGGGILLAISFMFERLGKDNTIFQMLSTIAGGNTGAFHFLIAILAGYIAVSIGDRPALMPGVVGGFMAYSSNAGFLGGLAAGFLAGWLIILLKKIFAGLPKTLDGLKPILLYPVFGLLLTGGLMYYIFDPIFKWINTGLVDALGHLGTGNAVLLGVVLGGMMAVDMGGPVNKAAYTFAIGVFTSGAANGGLMMAAVMAGGMVPPLAIALASTLFKNKFTEDERKAGITNYVLGLSFITEGAIPFAASDPLRVIGSSIVGAAVAGGLTQLWRANIPAPHGGIFVVLLSNHPFLFILAILIGAVISGLILGLWKKDLTVKK, via the coding sequence TTGAAAATAACGGATCTGATGATTGAACGCGCCATGGTCATGGACATGAAGGCGACGACTAAAGAGGAAGCCATTGACGAGCTCATAGCCAGTCTGGATAAAAACAGACGGATTAATGATCCGAAGCTATTCAAGGAAATGATTCTCAAGCGTGAAGCAGAATCAAGCACGGGCATTGGCGAAGGAATTGCCATGCCGCATGCCAAGACCAAAGCAGTAAACGAAGCAACGGTTGTATTTGGACACAGCAAAAATGGTGTGGATTATCAGGCGCTTGATGGACAGCCATCTTATCTTTTCTTTATGATTGCCGCACCTGAAGGCGCAGCAAATGTTCATTTGCAGACACTTGCAGCGCTCTCACGTCTTCTTATCGATCAGGAGTTTGTTGATCAGGTTAAGAAAGCGGAAACACCGGCCGAGGTTGCAAAACTGTTTGATGAGAAACAGGCGGAGAAGGAAGAGAAAGAAAAAGCTGAAGAGAAAAAGACTGAACAGAGCAAACCGGACAACGGCAAGTTTGTTGTTGCCGTAACAGCTTGTCCGACCGGAATCGCTCATACTTATATGGCTGAAGATGCGCTGAAGAAAAAGGCTGAAGAAATGGGTGTCTCCATTCGTGTCGAAACCAATGGTTCGGAAGGCGCGAAAAATGTTTTGACAACGGATGAAATTTCCCGTGCGGCCGGAGTCATCGTTGCAGCGGACAAAAAAGTTGAAATGGCGCGATTCGATGGCAAAAAAGTTTTGCAGACGCCAGTCAGTGATGGCATCCGCAAACCGGAAGAACTCATTAATAAAGCTTTAAACGGACAAGCCCCGGTTTATCATGCTGAAGGAGGGGCCGCTGAAGCAGAAACATCCGGTGGTGGCGGTTCAGTTTGGAGCAAAATTTATAAAGATCTGATGAATGGTATTTCTCACATGTTGCCATTTGTTGTCGGCGGTGGTATTCTGCTGGCTATTTCATTCATGTTTGAAAGACTGGGCAAAGACAACACTATTTTTCAGATGCTAAGTACAATAGCTGGTGGAAATACTGGTGCATTTCATTTTCTAATTGCGATCCTTGCAGGTTATATTGCTGTAAGTATTGGTGATCGTCCGGCTTTGATGCCTGGTGTTGTTGGCGGATTCATGGCTTATTCATCAAACGCCGGATTCCTTGGCGGTCTTGCTGCCGGTTTTCTTGCCGGCTGGCTGATTATTTTGCTTAAGAAGATTTTCGCCGGGCTTCCGAAAACATTGGATGGTTTGAAACCTATCTTACTCTATCCTGTATTTGGTCTATTGCTCACAGGAGGTTTAATGTACTATATTTTTGATCCAATCTTCAAGTGGATCAACACGGGCTTAGTAGACGCTCTTGGTCACCTCGGTACGGGAAATGCTGTTCTTCTTGGTGTTGTTCTCGGCGGAATGATGGCTGTCGACATGGGTGGCCCTGTGAACAAAGCGGCATACACCTTTGCCATTGGCGTTTTCACAAGCGGAGCAGCGAATGGTGGTTTGATGATGGCTGCTGTCATGGCTGGTGGCATGGTGCCTCCGTTGGCGATTGCTCTGGCATCGACTCTCTTTAAGAATAAATTTACAGAAGATGAACGGAAAGCAGGAATTACCAACTACGTTCTGGGACTTTCTTTCATTACCGAAGGTGCGATCCCGTTTGCCGCATCTGATCCATTACGTGTCATTGGATCCAGTATTGTAGGGGCTGCGGTTGCCGGCGGTCTGACCCAGTTATGGAGAGCTAATATTCCTGCGCCGCATGGTGGTATATTTGTTGTCCTGCTGAGCAATCATCCGTTCCTGTTCATTCTTGCAATTCTGATCGGAGCAGTGATTTCTGGACTGATTCTTGGGCTTTGGAAAAAGGATCTTACCGTGAAAAAATGA
- the gnd gene encoding phosphogluconate dehydrogenase (NAD(+)-dependent, decarboxylating), with the protein MQIGLVGLGKMGFNLALNMADHGFQVHAFDLSAEAVQKAADKEGIEGFSSLKDLVGSLTKPRVFWMMVPAGAPTEQTLFSLIDLLDKDDMILDGGNSKYTDSLRRYQLCQTKNISFMDVGTSGGMSGARNGACVMVGGDRKTFDYLEPLFRAIAVEDGYLYTGKAGSGHFLKMVHNGVEYGMMQSIAEGFEVLQKSEFDYDNEAVAKVWNHGSVIRSWLIELLEDAFSKDENLEQLSGIMASSGEGKWTLETALDMQVPTPVIALSLLMRYRSLESDTFSGKIVAALRNEFGGHAVVKK; encoded by the coding sequence ATGCAGATAGGATTAGTAGGTTTAGGGAAAATGGGGTTTAATCTTGCCCTGAATATGGCGGATCATGGTTTTCAGGTCCATGCCTTTGACCTTTCGGCAGAAGCTGTTCAAAAAGCCGCAGACAAGGAGGGAATTGAGGGCTTTTCTTCTCTCAAAGATCTGGTTGGCAGTCTGACGAAACCCCGAGTATTCTGGATGATGGTACCGGCAGGCGCGCCTACGGAACAAACATTGTTTTCTTTGATTGATCTCCTTGATAAAGATGATATGATATTGGACGGCGGCAACTCGAAATATACAGATTCGCTTCGCCGCTATCAGCTTTGTCAGACGAAGAATATTTCGTTTATGGATGTAGGAACCTCCGGTGGGATGAGCGGAGCCAGAAACGGTGCCTGTGTGATGGTGGGAGGTGACAGGAAGACATTTGACTATCTTGAGCCTCTGTTTCGGGCGATTGCTGTGGAAGATGGATACCTGTACACTGGTAAAGCGGGTAGCGGACATTTTCTGAAGATGGTGCACAATGGCGTGGAGTATGGCATGATGCAGTCGATTGCTGAAGGCTTTGAGGTATTGCAGAAGAGCGAGTTTGACTATGACAATGAAGCGGTAGCCAAGGTGTGGAATCACGGCTCGGTGATCCGAAGCTGGTTGATTGAATTGCTGGAGGATGCATTTTCAAAGGATGAAAATCTGGAACAGCTGAGTGGAATCATGGCTTCCTCCGGAGAAGGTAAATGGACGCTGGAGACAGCTTTGGATATGCAGGTCCCTACACCCGTCATCGCCCTGTCCCTGCTGATGCGTTATCGGTCACTCGAGAGTGACACCTTTTCGGGGAAAATTGTCGCTGCGCTGCGCAATGAATTTGGCGGCCACGCTGTTGTAAAAAAATAA
- a CDS encoding pyruvate oxidase, translated as MGKIKAGDAVVQLLENWGIDHIYGVPGGSIDRMVEAIRKQEDKIKFYLVRHEEVAALAASSYAKLTGKIGVCLAVNGPGAIHLLSGLYDAKMDHVPMLVLVGHTPTTLTGTDFFQEINMPELFRDVAVYQQVVASAETFPAVVNQAIRTAYQENGVSVLMIPDDLTLGEIPDDDLQLNTLFEKKIPGLDIDDLSDAVALINSAKNPVILAGAGSRKAKKELKCFIERIAAPVVITLRGKGVIPDSHSNFLGNIGHLGTRPAYDAMKACDLLIMVGTNYPYTEYLPDHAKCIQIEIDPVRIGKRYAVTVGILGDSAEALAYLNEHTTPVSQRPFLEYCRESMSQWEHWLSEDMRKTQTPLAPEAIMSAVQSIADDNAIFSIDVGNATIWSTRYLKLTQQDFIISAWLGTMGCGLPGAMAAKQAFPDRQAIAICGDGGFSMVMQDFSTAVKYNWPIIVVILNNKEFGFIKFEQQSAGELNYGIDLEDINYGKFAEACGGRGIRIEKYEDLRPAFNEVRSTKVPVILDIVIDNSDVPVPGKITMAEAAGYAKFYAKSLIENQKLEKTPSAKEIIRRFF; from the coding sequence ATGGGAAAAATAAAAGCAGGCGATGCAGTTGTACAGCTGTTAGAAAACTGGGGTATTGACCATATTTACGGAGTGCCCGGAGGCTCGATTGACAGAATGGTCGAGGCAATCCGAAAACAAGAAGACAAAATCAAGTTTTATTTAGTCCGTCATGAAGAAGTTGCCGCACTCGCCGCATCTTCATATGCAAAGTTGACCGGAAAAATAGGGGTTTGTCTGGCTGTCAACGGTCCCGGAGCAATTCACTTATTAAGCGGCCTCTATGATGCCAAAATGGATCACGTTCCGATGCTTGTCCTCGTCGGCCATACACCAACAACACTGACGGGTACCGACTTTTTTCAGGAAATAAACATGCCGGAACTGTTTAGGGACGTGGCAGTCTATCAGCAAGTCGTTGCCAGCGCCGAAACCTTCCCGGCGGTTGTGAATCAGGCCATTCGCACTGCCTATCAGGAAAATGGTGTTTCCGTCCTCATGATTCCGGACGATTTGACATTGGGCGAAATTCCGGATGATGACTTGCAATTAAACACATTGTTTGAAAAGAAAATACCGGGACTGGATATCGACGATTTAAGCGACGCTGTAGCCTTGATCAATTCAGCGAAAAATCCGGTAATTCTGGCAGGGGCGGGTTCGCGAAAAGCCAAAAAAGAATTGAAGTGCTTCATAGAACGCATTGCCGCACCTGTCGTTATTACGTTACGCGGAAAAGGTGTGATACCTGACAGCCATTCGAATTTTTTGGGAAATATCGGCCACCTCGGCACACGTCCTGCATACGACGCAATGAAAGCCTGTGATTTGCTGATTATGGTCGGAACGAATTATCCGTATACAGAATATCTTCCTGATCATGCCAAATGCATTCAGATTGAAATTGATCCTGTACGGATCGGTAAAAGATATGCAGTGACTGTGGGCATTCTTGGAGACTCGGCAGAGGCACTTGCCTATCTGAACGAGCATACGACGCCGGTCTCTCAGCGACCTTTTCTCGAGTATTGCAGGGAAAGCATGTCTCAATGGGAACATTGGCTCTCTGAGGATATGCGCAAGACACAGACTCCTCTTGCTCCGGAAGCAATAATGTCAGCGGTTCAATCCATTGCGGATGACAATGCTATTTTTTCAATTGATGTTGGCAACGCCACGATATGGTCAACACGGTACTTGAAGCTCACTCAGCAGGATTTTATCATTTCCGCCTGGCTGGGTACGATGGGTTGCGGACTTCCCGGAGCGATGGCGGCAAAGCAGGCATTTCCCGACCGCCAGGCGATCGCCATATGCGGTGATGGAGGTTTTTCAATGGTTATGCAGGATTTTTCGACTGCAGTCAAGTACAACTGGCCGATTATTGTCGTGATTCTGAACAATAAGGAATTTGGATTTATCAAGTTTGAACAGCAGTCCGCAGGAGAACTGAATTACGGTATCGATCTTGAGGATATTAATTACGGTAAATTTGCTGAAGCCTGTGGAGGACGGGGCATACGTATCGAAAAATATGAAGATTTACGCCCTGCATTTAATGAGGTTCGATCGACAAAGGTTCCGGTCATTCTGGACATTGTGATTGACAATAGCGACGTTCCGGTACCGGGTAAAATTACGATGGCTGAAGCTGCAGGCTATGCCAAATTTTATGCAAAATCCCTGATTGAGAATCAAAAACTTGAAAAAACACCTTCTGCCAAAGAAATTATCAGGCGCTTCTTCTGA
- a CDS encoding pyruvate oxidase, with translation MGKIKASEAVIKLFENWGIDHIYGIPGDSIDTMVEALRKKESKIKFYQVRHEEVASLAAAAYAKLTGKIGVCLAIGGPGAIHLLNGMYDAKMDHVPMLVLVGHIPSRLTGTDYFQEVNTVDLFKDVAVYNKELTSAESFPTVVNQAIRTAYQERGVAVLSIPDDIPVGEISDHAAQLSTVFEKKVPGLVENDLSDAVALINAAKNPVILAGVGSKGAKKELMAFSERISAPVAVTLPGKGALPDEHPNFLGNIGKIGTKPAYEAMKSADLLIMVGTDYPYAAYLPEGAKCVQIDIDPVRIGKRYSVTVGIVGDAADALAYLTDHITPVTDRPFLKICQDRMAKWQSWMDEDKDNKKTPIAPQAVMSAIQSIAEDNAIFSVDVGTATVWSTRYLHVTNQDFLVSAWLGTMGCGLPGALAAKQAFPDRQAIAICGDGAFSMVMQDFVTAVKYNWPIIVVVLNNKQLSFIKYEQQSAGQLNYGIDLQDIDYAKFAEACGGKGFHVEKHEELQGAFEAAKASDVPVILDIAVDKDAAPLPGKIVMDEAKGYTKFATKSVVENHKLEKMPPMKDIMRHFI, from the coding sequence ATGGGAAAGATCAAGGCAAGTGAAGCAGTAATCAAGTTGTTTGAAAACTGGGGTATCGATCATATTTACGGCATCCCGGGCGATTCCATCGATACAATGGTTGAAGCACTGAGAAAAAAAGAAAGTAAAATTAAGTTCTATCAGGTCCGTCATGAAGAAGTTGCGTCGCTGGCAGCTGCAGCCTACGCCAAATTAACCGGCAAGATCGGTGTTTGTCTCGCTATTGGCGGTCCGGGCGCCATCCACTTGTTAAATGGCATGTATGACGCAAAAATGGATCATGTTCCAATGCTCGTGCTTGTCGGTCATATTCCTTCCAGATTGACCGGAACGGATTACTTTCAGGAAGTTAATACTGTGGATCTGTTCAAAGATGTGGCCGTATATAATAAGGAGCTTACCAGTGCGGAGAGTTTCCCGACCGTTGTCAATCAGGCCATCCGTACAGCCTATCAGGAACGCGGTGTTGCCGTCCTCTCGATACCCGATGATATCCCTGTCGGAGAAATTTCGGATCATGCGGCTCAGCTTTCCACTGTATTTGAGAAAAAAGTACCTGGCCTGGTTGAAAACGATCTCAGTGATGCAGTTGCATTGATTAATGCGGCAAAAAATCCGGTTATCCTTGCGGGTGTCGGCTCAAAAGGCGCAAAAAAAGAATTGATGGCATTTTCCGAACGCATTTCTGCACCCGTCGCTGTTACGCTGCCGGGAAAGGGCGCGCTGCCTGATGAACATCCTAATTTTCTGGGAAACATTGGAAAAATAGGCACTAAACCTGCTTACGAAGCCATGAAAAGTGCTGATTTGCTGATCATGGTTGGCACGGACTATCCGTATGCCGCCTATCTGCCAGAAGGAGCAAAATGTGTCCAGATTGATATCGATCCGGTTCGCATTGGCAAAAGATATTCTGTAACAGTTGGTATTGTCGGCGACGCAGCTGATGCTCTTGCTTACCTGACAGACCATATCACCCCTGTCACCGACCGGCCATTTCTGAAAATCTGTCAGGACAGAATGGCTAAATGGCAGAGCTGGATGGATGAGGACAAAGATAACAAGAAAACGCCGATTGCTCCCCAGGCAGTTATGTCGGCGATTCAGTCCATTGCGGAAGATAACGCGATTTTCTCGGTGGACGTCGGCACGGCAACCGTATGGTCTACTCGTTACCTCCATGTAACCAATCAGGACTTTCTCGTTTCGGCATGGCTCGGGACAATGGGTTGCGGCCTTCCGGGAGCACTTGCTGCCAAACAGGCATTTCCTGATCGCCAGGCGATCGCAATTTGCGGCGATGGCGCATTCTCGATGGTCATGCAGGATTTCGTAACCGCAGTTAAGTACAATTGGCCGATCATCGTTGTTGTATTGAACAACAAACAGCTATCATTTATAAAATATGAACAGCAGTCTGCAGGCCAACTCAATTATGGCATTGATTTGCAGGATATTGATTATGCAAAGTTTGCTGAAGCCTGCGGAGGCAAAGGTTTTCACGTCGAGAAACATGAAGAACTGCAAGGCGCATTTGAAGCAGCGAAAGCATCGGATGTTCCAGTTATCCTCGACATTGCAGTAGACAAAGATGCCGCCCCGCTTCCAGGAAAAATTGTAATGGATGAAGCCAAAGGTTATACTAAATTTGCAACAAAATCAGTTGTTGAAAATCATAAACTGGAAAAAATGCCGCCGATGAAAGACATCATGCGCCATTTTATCTGA